In Anthonomus grandis grandis chromosome 16, icAntGran1.3, whole genome shotgun sequence, a single window of DNA contains:
- the LOC126745919 gene encoding serine protease inhibitor 42Dd-like isoform X8, which yields MYHHHFNYRYVLRVVKNNIGLVLNNILISVQLGLLLLLPLLLTVVTPNMASVALRNVVQGNSEFTQKLHSVLAADAKPQENIFFSPISAHAALSMAYQGARGATSAEFAQVLNIKDQATAANGYNEVMRHLNSVENVTLHIANKIYVDEKSELNENFHANIKRKFLSEVEPVSFRASLTAAQLINSWVEGKTNNKIHELVQPNDLNEDTRMVLVNAIYFKGNWKEKFNENDTRVDKFHLNAHESVDVQMMHKSAKFLYKFDANLEAQVLELPYANEDISMIVVLPDKVDGIADLESKLADYDLTRITQDMYQTEVSVTLPKFKIETTMQLNEPLQKLGLKQAFTNQADFSDMIKNEALKISKVVQKAFIEVNEEGSEAAAATGIRIMKRSISFSEVFTVDHPFLIVLKHHANILFFGRVGFVRDIDSHRHEEL from the exons ATGTATCATCATCACTTTAATTACCGGTATGTATTACgagttgttaaaaataatattggttTAGTCTTGAACAACATATTGATTAGTGTGCAGCTAG GTCTTTTACTTCTCCTTCCCTTACTTTTGACGGTCGTAACTCCGAACATGGCAAGTGTGGCCCTCCGAAATGTGGTGCAAGGAAACAGCGAGTTCACTCAGAAATTGCACAGCGTTCTGGCCGCAGATGCGAAGCCTcaggaaaacatttttttctcccCTATAAGTGCACACGCGGCCCTTTCTATGGCTTACCAAGGTGCTAGGGGAGCTACCAGTGCCGAATTCGCTCAGGTTCTGAATATTAAGGATCAGGCTACCGCTGCCAACGG GTACAACGAGGTGATGCGTCACCTGAACTCCGTCGAGAATGTCACCCTGCATATAGCCAATAAAATTTATGTGGACGAGAAATCCGAGCTAAACGAAAACTTCCACGCGAACATCAAGAGGAAATTCCTCTCGGAAGTGGAACCGGTGTCGTTCAGGGCATCCCTAACGGCCGCCCAATTAATTAACTCCTGGGTCGAGGGCAAAACGAACAATAAAATCCACGAACTCGTTCAACCGAACGACTTAAACGAAGACACCAGAATGGTCCTGGTGAACGCGATCTACTTCAAAGGCAACTGGAAAGAGAAATTCAACGAGAACGACACCCGCGTCGACAAATTCCACTTGAACGCCCACGAATCGGTCGACGTGCAAATGATGCATAAATCCGCGAAATTCCTTTATAAATTCGACGCCAACTTGGAGGCGCAGGTGTTGGAATTACCGTACGCTAACGAGGACATCAGCATGATCGTCGTGTTGCCCGATAAAGTGGACGGCATCGCCGACCTCGAAAGTAAATTGGCCGACTACGACCTGACCAGGATCACGCAGGACATGTACCAGACCGAGGTGTCCGTCACGTTGCCCAAGTTCAAGATCGAAACGACGATGCAGCTGAACGAGCCCTTgcaaaag TTGGGTCTGAAACAGGCCTTTACCAATCAGGCCGACTTCAGTGACATGATTAAAAACGAAGCGCTTAAAATCAGTAAAGTGGTGCAGAAAGCGTTTATTGAAGTTAACGAGGAGGGAAGCGAGGCCGCGGCCGCCACTG GCATAAGAATAATGAAAAGATCGATCAGTTTCAGTGAAGTGTTCACCGTTGATCATCCGTTCCTGATCGTGTTAAAACATCACGCGAATATCTTGTTTTTTGGACGAGTTGGCTTCGTGAGAGACATCGACTCTCACAGACACGAAGAActttaa
- the LOC126745919 gene encoding antichymotrypsin-2-like isoform X9, producing the protein MYHHHFNYRYVLRVVKNNIGLVLNNILISVQLGLLLLLPLLLTVVTPNMASVALRNVVQGNSEFTQKLHSVLAADAKPQENIFFSPISAHAALSMAYQGARGATSAEFAQVLNIKDQATAANGYNEVMRHLNSVENVTLHIANKIYVDEKSELNENFHANIKRKFLSEVEPVSFRASLTAAQLINSWVEGKTNNKIHELVQPNDLNEDTRMVLVNAIYFKGNWKEKFNENDTRVDKFHLNAHESVDVQMMHKSAKFLYKFDANLEAQVLELPYANEDISMIVVLPDKVDGIADLESKLADYDLTRITQDMYQTEVSVTLPKFKIETTMQLNEPLQKLGLKQAFTNQADFSDMIKNEALKISKVVQKAFIEVNEEGSEAAAATAAVMMMRCTAFRPKPLPVEFKADHTFIFMLLGRIDGHQQFLFNGRLAHI; encoded by the exons ATGTATCATCATCACTTTAATTACCGGTATGTATTACgagttgttaaaaataatattggttTAGTCTTGAACAACATATTGATTAGTGTGCAGCTAG GTCTTTTACTTCTCCTTCCCTTACTTTTGACGGTCGTAACTCCGAACATGGCAAGTGTGGCCCTCCGAAATGTGGTGCAAGGAAACAGCGAGTTCACTCAGAAATTGCACAGCGTTCTGGCCGCAGATGCGAAGCCTcaggaaaacatttttttctcccCTATAAGTGCACACGCGGCCCTTTCTATGGCTTACCAAGGTGCTAGGGGAGCTACCAGTGCCGAATTCGCTCAGGTTCTGAATATTAAGGATCAGGCTACCGCTGCCAACGG GTACAACGAGGTGATGCGTCACCTGAACTCCGTCGAGAATGTCACCCTGCATATAGCCAATAAAATTTATGTGGACGAGAAATCCGAGCTAAACGAAAACTTCCACGCGAACATCAAGAGGAAATTCCTCTCGGAAGTGGAACCGGTGTCGTTCAGGGCATCCCTAACGGCCGCCCAATTAATTAACTCCTGGGTCGAGGGCAAAACGAACAATAAAATCCACGAACTCGTTCAACCGAACGACTTAAACGAAGACACCAGAATGGTCCTGGTGAACGCGATCTACTTCAAAGGCAACTGGAAAGAGAAATTCAACGAGAACGACACCCGCGTCGACAAATTCCACTTGAACGCCCACGAATCGGTCGACGTGCAAATGATGCATAAATCCGCGAAATTCCTTTATAAATTCGACGCCAACTTGGAGGCGCAGGTGTTGGAATTACCGTACGCTAACGAGGACATCAGCATGATCGTCGTGTTGCCCGATAAAGTGGACGGCATCGCCGACCTCGAAAGTAAATTGGCCGACTACGACCTGACCAGGATCACGCAGGACATGTACCAGACCGAGGTGTCCGTCACGTTGCCCAAGTTCAAGATCGAAACGACGATGCAGCTGAACGAGCCCTTgcaaaag TTGGGTCTGAAACAGGCCTTTACCAATCAGGCCGACTTCAGTGACATGATTAAAAACGAAGCGCTTAAAATCAGTAAAGTGGTGCAGAAAGCGTTTATTGAAGTTAACGAGGAGGGAAGCGAGGCCGCGGCCGCCACTG CAGCCGTCATGATGATGCGTTGTACTGCATTTAGGCCAAAACCTTTACCAGTAGAATTCAAGGCGGATCATACATTTATTTTCATGTTGTTGGGGAGAATCGATGGACAtcaacagtttttatttaacgGAAGGCTAGCGCACATATAA
- the LOC126745919 gene encoding serine protease inhibitor 42Dd-like isoform X15, whose protein sequence is MYHHHFNYRYVLRVVKNNIGLVLNNILISVQLGLLLLLPLLLTVVTPNMASVALRNVVQGNSEFTQKLHSVLAADAKPQENIFFSPISAHAALSMAYQGARGATSAEFAQVLNIKDQATAANGYNEVMRHLNSVENVTLHIANKIYVDEKSELNENFHANIKRKFLSEVEPVSFRASLTAAQLINSWVEGKTNNKIHELVQPNDLNEDTRMVLVNAIYFKGNWKEKFNENDTRVDKFHLNAHESVDVQMMHKSAKFLYKFDANLEAQVLELPYANEDISMIVVLPDKVDGIADLESKLADYDLTRITQDMYQTEVSVTLPKFKIETTMQLNEPLQKLGLKQAFTNQADFSDMIKNEALKISKVVQKAFIEVNEEGSEAAAATGLMYLARTMPLMDTKKDFLANHPFFFVLKIGSNALFYGKLVKP, encoded by the exons ATGTATCATCATCACTTTAATTACCGGTATGTATTACgagttgttaaaaataatattggttTAGTCTTGAACAACATATTGATTAGTGTGCAGCTAG GTCTTTTACTTCTCCTTCCCTTACTTTTGACGGTCGTAACTCCGAACATGGCAAGTGTGGCCCTCCGAAATGTGGTGCAAGGAAACAGCGAGTTCACTCAGAAATTGCACAGCGTTCTGGCCGCAGATGCGAAGCCTcaggaaaacatttttttctcccCTATAAGTGCACACGCGGCCCTTTCTATGGCTTACCAAGGTGCTAGGGGAGCTACCAGTGCCGAATTCGCTCAGGTTCTGAATATTAAGGATCAGGCTACCGCTGCCAACGG GTACAACGAGGTGATGCGTCACCTGAACTCCGTCGAGAATGTCACCCTGCATATAGCCAATAAAATTTATGTGGACGAGAAATCCGAGCTAAACGAAAACTTCCACGCGAACATCAAGAGGAAATTCCTCTCGGAAGTGGAACCGGTGTCGTTCAGGGCATCCCTAACGGCCGCCCAATTAATTAACTCCTGGGTCGAGGGCAAAACGAACAATAAAATCCACGAACTCGTTCAACCGAACGACTTAAACGAAGACACCAGAATGGTCCTGGTGAACGCGATCTACTTCAAAGGCAACTGGAAAGAGAAATTCAACGAGAACGACACCCGCGTCGACAAATTCCACTTGAACGCCCACGAATCGGTCGACGTGCAAATGATGCATAAATCCGCGAAATTCCTTTATAAATTCGACGCCAACTTGGAGGCGCAGGTGTTGGAATTACCGTACGCTAACGAGGACATCAGCATGATCGTCGTGTTGCCCGATAAAGTGGACGGCATCGCCGACCTCGAAAGTAAATTGGCCGACTACGACCTGACCAGGATCACGCAGGACATGTACCAGACCGAGGTGTCCGTCACGTTGCCCAAGTTCAAGATCGAAACGACGATGCAGCTGAACGAGCCCTTgcaaaag TTGGGTCTGAAACAGGCCTTTACCAATCAGGCCGACTTCAGTGACATGATTAAAAACGAAGCGCTTAAAATCAGTAAAGTGGTGCAGAAAGCGTTTATTGAAGTTAACGAGGAGGGAAGCGAGGCCGCGGCCGCCACTG gGTTGATGTACTTGGCACGCACAATGCCCTTGATGGATACCAAAAAGGACTTTTTGGCAAACCACCCATTTTTCTTTGTATTGAAAATTGGATCAAACGCTTTGTTCTATGGTAAACTTGTTAAACCTTAA
- the LOC126745919 gene encoding antichymotrypsin-2-like isoform X12, translating into MYHHHFNYRYVLRVVKNNIGLVLNNILISVQLGLLLLLPLLLTVVTPNMASVALRNVVQGNSEFTQKLHSVLAADAKPQENIFFSPISAHAALSMAYQGARGATSAEFAQVLNIKDQATAANGYNEVMRHLNSVENVTLHIANKIYVDEKSELNENFHANIKRKFLSEVEPVSFRASLTAAQLINSWVEGKTNNKIHELVQPNDLNEDTRMVLVNAIYFKGNWKEKFNENDTRVDKFHLNAHESVDVQMMHKSAKFLYKFDANLEAQVLELPYANEDISMIVVLPDKVDGIADLESKLADYDLTRITQDMYQTEVSVTLPKFKIETTMQLNEPLQKLGLKQAFTNQADFSDMIKNEALKISKVVQKAFIEVNEEGSEAAAATAVMMMRCTAFRPKPLPVEFKADHTFIFMLLGRIDGHQQFLFNGRLAHI; encoded by the exons ATGTATCATCATCACTTTAATTACCGGTATGTATTACgagttgttaaaaataatattggttTAGTCTTGAACAACATATTGATTAGTGTGCAGCTAG GTCTTTTACTTCTCCTTCCCTTACTTTTGACGGTCGTAACTCCGAACATGGCAAGTGTGGCCCTCCGAAATGTGGTGCAAGGAAACAGCGAGTTCACTCAGAAATTGCACAGCGTTCTGGCCGCAGATGCGAAGCCTcaggaaaacatttttttctcccCTATAAGTGCACACGCGGCCCTTTCTATGGCTTACCAAGGTGCTAGGGGAGCTACCAGTGCCGAATTCGCTCAGGTTCTGAATATTAAGGATCAGGCTACCGCTGCCAACGG GTACAACGAGGTGATGCGTCACCTGAACTCCGTCGAGAATGTCACCCTGCATATAGCCAATAAAATTTATGTGGACGAGAAATCCGAGCTAAACGAAAACTTCCACGCGAACATCAAGAGGAAATTCCTCTCGGAAGTGGAACCGGTGTCGTTCAGGGCATCCCTAACGGCCGCCCAATTAATTAACTCCTGGGTCGAGGGCAAAACGAACAATAAAATCCACGAACTCGTTCAACCGAACGACTTAAACGAAGACACCAGAATGGTCCTGGTGAACGCGATCTACTTCAAAGGCAACTGGAAAGAGAAATTCAACGAGAACGACACCCGCGTCGACAAATTCCACTTGAACGCCCACGAATCGGTCGACGTGCAAATGATGCATAAATCCGCGAAATTCCTTTATAAATTCGACGCCAACTTGGAGGCGCAGGTGTTGGAATTACCGTACGCTAACGAGGACATCAGCATGATCGTCGTGTTGCCCGATAAAGTGGACGGCATCGCCGACCTCGAAAGTAAATTGGCCGACTACGACCTGACCAGGATCACGCAGGACATGTACCAGACCGAGGTGTCCGTCACGTTGCCCAAGTTCAAGATCGAAACGACGATGCAGCTGAACGAGCCCTTgcaaaag TTGGGTCTGAAACAGGCCTTTACCAATCAGGCCGACTTCAGTGACATGATTAAAAACGAAGCGCTTAAAATCAGTAAAGTGGTGCAGAAAGCGTTTATTGAAGTTAACGAGGAGGGAAGCGAGGCCGCGGCCGCCACTG CCGTCATGATGATGCGTTGTACTGCATTTAGGCCAAAACCTTTACCAGTAGAATTCAAGGCGGATCATACATTTATTTTCATGTTGTTGGGGAGAATCGATGGACAtcaacagtttttatttaacgGAAGGCTAGCGCACATATAA